The Fusobacterium perfoetens genome has a segment encoding these proteins:
- a CDS encoding tyrosine-type recombinase/integrase → MDFDIINRSNSEVTVRRRKKREKENRKSIFEIYRSEKTMKDYLFYLNDFLLFVYDNGEPIQRDEIVELMSDISEEDVEDYLSHLLYERNLKKTSVNKIISALKSLYNELEKHGVKNPFKFVKLFKTGRNIDNILKVSFEDIKKILDTYKVYGEKEYRNTIILYTLFYTGMRSQELINVRYNNILKRDNDYFIKLEKTKSGREQYKPVHEILVKKLNEYKNFVMNMYNFSEEDMEEKFVFPSSFQKNTQLSYKALYNIIQEMGKSIGIDISPHNIRHAIATELSANGADILEIRDFLGHADTRVTEIYINAKSILDKRVISKLPEYLQENEK, encoded by the coding sequence TTGGATTTTGATATCATAAACAGAAGCAACAGTGAAGTTACAGTCAGAAGAAGAAAAAAAAGAGAAAAAGAAAATAGAAAATCCATATTTGAAATTTACAGAAGTGAAAAAACTATGAAAGATTATCTTTTCTATCTTAATGATTTCTTACTTTTTGTATATGATAATGGGGAGCCTATACAGAGAGATGAAATTGTAGAACTTATGTCTGATATATCTGAAGAGGATGTAGAAGATTATCTTTCACATCTTTTGTATGAAAGAAATTTAAAAAAAACATCTGTGAATAAAATTATTTCGGCATTAAAATCTTTATATAATGAACTTGAAAAACATGGAGTAAAAAATCCTTTTAAGTTTGTGAAACTTTTTAAAACTGGAAGAAATATTGATAATATTTTAAAAGTTTCTTTTGAAGATATAAAAAAAATATTAGATACATATAAAGTATATGGAGAAAAAGAGTATAGAAATACAATTATTCTTTATACGCTTTTTTATACTGGAATGAGAAGTCAGGAATTAATAAATGTCCGATACAATAATATTCTTAAAAGAGATAATGATTACTTTATAAAATTGGAAAAAACTAAAAGTGGAAGAGAACAGTATAAACCAGTTCATGAAATTCTTGTAAAAAAGCTGAATGAGTATAAAAATTTTGTAATGAATATGTATAATTTTTCAGAAGAAGATATGGAAGAAAAATTTGTCTTTCCTAGTTCTTTTCAAAAAAATACTCAGCTTTCATATAAAGCACTATATAATATAATTCAAGAAATGGGAAAATCTATTGGAATAGATATAAGCCCACATAATATAAGACATGCTATTGCAACTGAACTTTCTGCAAATGGTGCTGACATTTTAGAAATAAGAGACTTTTTAGGTCATGCTGACACTAGAGTAACTGAGATTTATATAAATGCAAAAAGTATCCTTGATAAAAGGGTAATTTCAAAATTACCTGAGTATTTACAAGAAAATGAAAAATAA
- a CDS encoding PdaC/SigV domain-containing protein, translated as MNAKKIIVPFLLISSIAFADVQVESIKKEKTSKDFSYNLTVPQFKFDGQPMTDLNGAFTNEILTAVRKAEFEGAELKKTGSVAKAEAVISFKEYKNSFGVTSVVTNNYSYGGGANGETVLSSYNIDNLTGKILTFDDVFIRSAKESIEKGILQAIKNNKSGKYFENTLGVNLDNSIMFFDGDYVYFQFQQYTIGPRSSGNPAFKYNKEILKPFFKYEFNK; from the coding sequence ATGAACGCTAAAAAAATTATTGTTCCTTTTTTATTGATTTCATCTATAGCTTTTGCAGATGTTCAGGTGGAATCTATAAAGAAAGAAAAAACAAGTAAGGATTTTTCTTATAACCTTACAGTTCCACAATTTAAATTTGATGGTCAACCTATGACTGATTTAAACGGAGCATTTACAAATGAAATACTTACAGCTGTAAGAAAAGCAGAGTTTGAAGGGGCTGAACTTAAAAAAACAGGTTCTGTTGCTAAAGCAGAAGCAGTTATTAGTTTTAAAGAGTATAAAAATAGCTTTGGAGTTACTTCTGTTGTTACAAACAATTATTCTTACGGTGGTGGAGCTAACGGAGAAACTGTTTTAAGTAGTTATAACATTGATAATTTAACAGGTAAAATTTTGACTTTTGATGATGTGTTTATAAGAAGTGCAAAAGAATCTATAGAAAAAGGAATATTACAAGCTATAAAAAATAATAAGTCAGGAAAATATTTTGAAAATACTTTAGGAGTAAATCTTGATAACTCAATTATGTTTTTTGATGGTGACTATGTATATTTCCAATTCCAACAATATACAATAGGGCCTCGTTCTTCAGGAAATCCTGCTTTTAAATATAACAAAGAAATATTAAAACCATTTTTTAAATACGAATTTAACAAATAA